The following is a genomic window from Desulfofarcimen acetoxidans DSM 771.
AGATAAACTTTTTCGTTTAAGAAAAAGCAGGAAATTTAAAACATATTAGCGAAAGTATTATAAAGAATTAAATAGATTCTGATGGGGGTAGGAATTTTGTGCCAGCAGTTTATTAGTATATTAAGTGAAAAATATAATTTTACCAGGGTTCAGGAAGATATTTTATCTAAGACCCCCAGTGCCTTAGGACGTAATGAAAGACGGATCCTATTCGAAACTCTCAAGCCGAGAGAAAGAGAGTTTAAAATATTTTTAAAAGAGAAATACGAGCAATTGAACAAGGAAGATCGTCATTTTTGGTTAGTTGCCACTGTTGATAGTTTGCTGGCTAAGGGTGGAGAATCAGCTATTATTGACGGTTTGCTGATGGATGTTATCGGCAGACTGGAAGTGTACAAGGTTTTACGACAGCGCTCAGAGATTGAGGGACGGGCTTTAAAGCCCTTGGTTAATTTTGGAGGTCTTAGCTTTGTTTTAGTGGCTATGGTCATTATAACTGCTATTATATTATATTTCTTACATTAAGGGAGGGATTTTATTGGCAGGTCCAAAAATTACTGCTTACCAGGAAGCGCTTAATGCGTTTTTAAGCAAAACACCTGAAGAAATTATTTTACCGAGCGGAGCTAAGTATGACCAGGACGCAAGATTATATAAAATAAACTATTGCGGCATGCAGTATTCCGTTAACCAGGATGGTGGCATTATTACGCCGCTGGATAAAGCAGAAAAGTTGGACTATAATGATGAAACTTTGATTTTGCAATATTTAACGCAGAGCAGCGGTATTCCTGCAAGAGAAAAATGGATTAATTTTTTGCAGCTGCCTGGTGGTGAGATGCACCTTCTGCCTTTTAAAAATGATGCTCTGTTTCCGTTGGCCAAAATGTTTGGTGAAGATGCTAAAGCGTTTTTCTCAGCGAGTCGCAAATATGGAGCTGAGCCTATTGAGGTAGGGGATCATGCCGTAGTGATACAGGCACTGCCCAAAATACCTCTGGTAGTTGCTCTATGGATGGCAGATGATGAATTTCCGGCCAAGTCTAATATCTTATTTGATGAAACAGCCCCTCTGCATCTATCAACTGCTTCCCTCTGGGTTCTAGGTATAGAATTGGCGAAGAAAATTATGAGGAATCGTGAATCTTAAGCTTTAGTAAAATTGGAGAGATAAATATGAAAAAGCATATAAATGCTTTAATTACAAAATTTTTATTTATTGCCCCTGTTATAGGCCTGGTGGGACCGATTTTCAGCGGTATGAATTATAAAATAGCTGTTATTGCAGCCGCAATTATTACACTGGGCACTTATTTGAGTGCTGATTTAATTTTGCTCCCACGAATGGGTAAGATACCGGCTCTAATAGGGGATGCCATTATTGCCCTGGTTGTTTACTGGGAGATAACTTTCGTCACGGGTTGGGCCAGATTCAGCCTGGTAGGAATGCTGCTGTCAACTCTGGCCATAGTTTTTGGAGAAATATATTTCCACAATTACCTCCTTAAGACTGTACTGCGGCAGCCCGGATACAATAAAAATATTGTTTCTCATACTGCTGTTAACACGAAAAACGAGAAAAGCCAGCAGATAAATAAAAAATCGAGAAGTGGCAAGAAAAGATAAGAAATCCCGTTTTAATACGGGGTTTTTTATTTATTTAACCTGACTTTTAACCTTCATACTGTGATTAAATTTAATTTAATATGGTAATAATTGTAATAGAGGGAGGTATCATAATTATGAAGAGAGACAATTATATCAAAAACTATATCCATTACAGAGAAAATCAAAAAACTGCTCTGGCCAGACAGATTGAGTTTGTTAGCGTTCTGCTCGTTCTCTGGATATGCACAGCCCTAATCATGCTTAGCATTTGGGGTTACGATTTAACTGTATTGGCGCTTACTTTCATAATACTTTTGGGAGAATATAAACTACTTAGTTTGATCAGGCAAATAAAACTGGAACATAGACTTAACCGCTATAAAATCTGGCTTTCCGGCAAGAAATGTCAGCAGAGTATTGATGAAACAGCAACTAGCGGGGAATTTCAGCAATTAGTCCAGGAAATACTGGAAAATACCTCCCATTTCTCAAAAGTTAAAGTTAATAAATCGAAAGTGAAAACTCATGGCATAGACCTAACAGCTCAATATAAAAATCTGCCGGTAGTTGTTCGTTGTGAAAAAACAACCGACCAGGAAAATAAAATTTCAATACAATGCCTGCATGAAATGGTAGATGATTTGGATAAGCTGGGTATGAAGAATGGAATTATTGTAACTAACGGTATTTTTGGCAATAAGAGCAGGGCCGCGGCTGAAAAATATAAGAAGGACTATGCTATTACTCTTATTGATCGATATAATTTGATCGAATACGCGCGCAAAGCCAATCATAAGATTTTTCCTGCTCCACATATTGTTGAGCAATTGATAACGGAACGCCAGGAACAAAAAAGTGCAGATTTAATACCCTTAAGCAGCAGGTTGATAGGTGACCGTCATAAAGCTGCAGGCTATTTTACTGCGGCTTCCATACTCGGGTTTATGTATTATCTAATTAACAATATAAGTTTTTTCAGTATAATTTATTTGCTGTTCGCTTTAGTTAATGTAACTTTAGGCATTATGTGCCTTCTGCATGGTAAAAGCAGATACGAATTGACCGCGATTAATATAATTGATACGGGTAAAGAACCGGGTTAAACCGGCTCTTTACCCTTTTTATACTCCAGGAAATTTTTCTCATTATGGATCTGTGGATGAATCATTGTTTAATGTGAGTGAAAATGGTACTTTTGAGTTTATTTTCATGGTAGTATAGGTACCTGTGGCTGATCGAAAGTCGCTATAGGCTATTTTCTTATTGAATTTTATAAACCCAGTTATTACCGCTGTTGTTGTCCCAGTTGCTGAGATTATCCTTAAAACAAAAATTTAATTGTTTATCCTTCATGTCCAGAGATACTTCAAATCCTGACTGGCCCTTGAGCATTTCTATTTCTTTAACATTTCGCCAGTTGTTTAAATCTCCAAAACCTGCATGCATAATGACTTTCTCAGCTCCCGCGCGTGCCAGAAGCCCGTCGTACAGAACGCTGACCTTATTGCCGTCTTCAGTTATAGGCTTTACTCGTACACCGTAAATCTGATCAGAGTAAGTATAGGGTTGCAAATTGTTCAATCGGCACACCTCCGAAGTATAAAATGTAATAGCTTAAAAACAATTTAAACATTATATAGTGTGCAACTAAACTCAATTAATTATAAGTCATAAAAAATTGGCTCGTATTAAATCGTAATATAGTGGGATAATTTTTAAAGATATAAAGCCAGCAAGTGTGGTGAGAAGGTTGAGGATTAGCAGTCGGTTTTTTGGCAAGTATTGCCTGCATTTGCTTAAAAAAATATTATTGTATATTGCAGTGCCTTTAAGCCCGTTAATTGTCTGGTTTATTCTGGTCATAAACCGAAATTTGCTGCAATATCTAGCCTGCTCTCCCTGGCTTAAGTATTATTTTCCCTCCGTTTCAAGTATTTTACGAGAAGATGTCGTTAAAGAGAATTTTATCTATTATTTTAACAGTGCCGCGCTAAGCGGCTTGTTAACTCTTTTTGGGGTAATTGTTACCGTTTGGTATTATTATTCCACCAGACAACAAGAGCTAATAGAAAGAAAGTTTTTTGTAATAGATGAACTGATAGCAGAACTGAAAAAAAACCGGCGAATGATAGAGCAAATTAAAGCTAGATTAGAATTAACAGAGGATTTAAACCAGGATAACCCGGAAATAAAAATATATACTGATGCATGGCATAAACTAGGAGCCGACGTAGCATTATTGCCCAGGCGAATGCATATGAGATTAAGCGTGCTTTACGGGTGTCTGGCTGAATGTAAAAAACCCATGGATTATTGCAGCAGGAAGCAAACCCTTGATAAAATAGCTGGTTTAATTACGGATATGCATAAATATCGTACTTATTTGGGTAAAAAAGAGGTATATTGAGTCTACACTGTACGAAGGTTACTTTTTTATGCTAATTCCACTTGAATCTCCTTTATGGTATTATTATCATTGTATTAATGTTTTGATAAGGAAGTGTAAGCATGACAAAACTACTTGCTATTGATGGGGGTTTGCCGGTCAGGGAGAGTTTTTTGCCGGTAAGCAAGCCATTTATTGATCAGGAGGATATTAAAGCTGCAGCGGCTGTTCTGAAAAGTGGGATCTTATCAGAAGGCCCGCAGACAGAGGCCTTTGAGCAGTCCTTTGCCAGGTATACAGGGGCCAAATATGCAGTAGCAGTATCCAGCGGCAGTGCCGGTTTGCACATTGCGCTAAGAACTGCTGCTATCGGGCACCAGGAAGAAGTATTAACGTCTCCTCTGAGCTTCCCAATAAACTCTAATTGCATTCTTTACCAGCAGGCTATTCATACCTTTGTAGATATTGATACGGCTACCTATAATATGGATACCAAAATTTTAGCTCAGAAGTTATCTTACCGGTCAAAAGCTGTTATACCTGTCCATTTTGCCGGTCAACCCTGTGACATGGATGAGGTTAATAAATTAGCCGCAAAAAATAATTTGATTGTTATTGAAGATGCTACACAGGCACTTGGTGCCGTCTATAAAGGTGAAAAAATAGGCAGTGCTGAGAATATGACCGTTTTTAGTTTTCATGCGAACCAGAGCCTGTCTACCGGTCAGGGAGGAATGGTTACTACCGGTTCTGAGGAAACTTATAAATGGCTTAAAATATTCAGCAACCTGGGCATTGTAAGAGAACAGGCCTCACTGGTAGAACAGATTGGACCCTGGCATTATGAAATGCAAGATCTTGGTTTTAACTATAATATAACTGAAATGCAGGCGGCATTGGGACTAAGTCAGTTAGCTAAGCTTGATTGGTTCCTGGCTGCCAGAAAGAAAATAGCCTCCTGTTACAATGAAGCATTGTCTGGCTTAGCAGGACTGGTGCTGCCTGGACAATTGTCCGGCGTAGAATCGGCGTGGCACCATTATATTATACGAATCAAACCGGAAGCTTTAAACACAGACCGCCAGGGGATATATCAAGCGCTCAGGGCAGAAAATATCGGGGTAGATGTAAACTACCTGCCCATCTTCCTGCATCCCTATTATAAATGGCTTGGCCATCCTGACGTATGTACCCTGGAAGGAAGTCTCTGCCCAAGAGCCGAAGAAGTGTATAATAATATGCTATCACTGCCAATATTCCCTGCCATGCAAGAGCAGGATATCGAAGATGTAATTAAAGCGGTAAAAAAAGTTTTTAATTATCATGCTAAGTGATTTGGGAGGGGTGACCAATTTTTTTTCTAAAAGGAAAGACTGAACCAATGGATCTGTGGTTTTTGGAAAAAAATCTCTACCTGTTTTTTCGGGAACAAAATTATACAGTTGAAGTTTTACAGAAGCCGGACGCTGATACTGTTTTAATGATTCTCGCTAAAAACGGACAGAAAACCTTGTTGCTTGGGAGGACAAGTCCTCTTGAGTTGGATCATCAAATTGTTCAGCAGTCAGTGCAGGCAAAAGTCAAATACAAATGTGCAGGGGTGGTTATTGCCGTAAATAGCAAATTCACCCGTGAAGCTCAGAAGATGGCTCGTTTGGAAAAAGTAGAACTATGGGACAATAAGAAAACAAGGAAAAACCTGCTGTCAGTTAGCGCTAAGAATATTGCCGCAATTAACCTGCCCGGGACCGGGGAACTGGAAAAAGCTCTTCAAGATAT
Proteins encoded in this region:
- a CDS encoding carbohydrate-binding protein — its product is MNNLQPYTYSDQIYGVRVKPITEDGNKVSVLYDGLLARAGAEKVIMHAGFGDLNNWRNVKEIEMLKGQSGFEVSLDMKDKQLNFCFKDNLSNWDNNSGNNWVYKIQ
- a CDS encoding DUF3786 domain-containing protein — encoded protein: MAGPKITAYQEALNAFLSKTPEEIILPSGAKYDQDARLYKINYCGMQYSVNQDGGIITPLDKAEKLDYNDETLILQYLTQSSGIPAREKWINFLQLPGGEMHLLPFKNDALFPLAKMFGEDAKAFFSASRKYGAEPIEVGDHAVVIQALPKIPLVVALWMADDEFPAKSNILFDETAPLHLSTASLWVLGIELAKKIMRNRES
- a CDS encoding YndM family protein, whose translation is MKKHINALITKFLFIAPVIGLVGPIFSGMNYKIAVIAAAIITLGTYLSADLILLPRMGKIPALIGDAIIALVVYWEITFVTGWARFSLVGMLLSTLAIVFGEIYFHNYLLKTVLRQPGYNKNIVSHTAVNTKNEKSQQINKKSRSGKKR
- a CDS encoding restriction endonuclease — encoded protein: MKRDNYIKNYIHYRENQKTALARQIEFVSVLLVLWICTALIMLSIWGYDLTVLALTFIILLGEYKLLSLIRQIKLEHRLNRYKIWLSGKKCQQSIDETATSGEFQQLVQEILENTSHFSKVKVNKSKVKTHGIDLTAQYKNLPVVVRCEKTTDQENKISIQCLHEMVDDLDKLGMKNGIIVTNGIFGNKSRAAAEKYKKDYAITLIDRYNLIEYARKANHKIFPAPHIVEQLITERQEQKSADLIPLSSRLIGDRHKAAGYFTAASILGFMYYLINNISFFSIIYLLFALVNVTLGIMCLLHGKSRYELTAINIIDTGKEPG
- a CDS encoding DegT/DnrJ/EryC1/StrS family aminotransferase, whose translation is MTKLLAIDGGLPVRESFLPVSKPFIDQEDIKAAAAVLKSGILSEGPQTEAFEQSFARYTGAKYAVAVSSGSAGLHIALRTAAIGHQEEVLTSPLSFPINSNCILYQQAIHTFVDIDTATYNMDTKILAQKLSYRSKAVIPVHFAGQPCDMDEVNKLAAKNNLIVIEDATQALGAVYKGEKIGSAENMTVFSFHANQSLSTGQGGMVTTGSEETYKWLKIFSNLGIVREQASLVEQIGPWHYEMQDLGFNYNITEMQAALGLSQLAKLDWFLAARKKIASCYNEALSGLAGLVLPGQLSGVESAWHHYIIRIKPEALNTDRQGIYQALRAENIGVDVNYLPIFLHPYYKWLGHPDVCTLEGSLCPRAEEVYNNMLSLPIFPAMQEQDIEDVIKAVKKVFNYHAK
- a CDS encoding restriction endonuclease produces the protein MDLWFLEKNLYLFFREQNYTVEVLQKPDADTVLMILAKNGQKTLLLGRTSPLELDHQIVQQSVQAKVKYKCAGVVIAVNSKFTREAQKMARLEKVELWDNKKTRKNLLSVSAKNIAAINLPGTGELEKALQDMSVSLGINSSIMENNNKTNS